From a region of the Falco peregrinus isolate bFalPer1 chromosome 5, bFalPer1.pri, whole genome shotgun sequence genome:
- the LOC101921560 gene encoding protein ABHD14A has protein sequence MPVGRGRLGLLLLGVLLTFLLYLLLPATQQERRLAGTRPEEGKRGRRVANTTARSGMAAGEPPVFYREASAGPQASGAASPGRPDVLFLHGQAFTSKTWEALGTLALLAGEGYRAVAIDLPGYGDSPPAEMATAQDRVAFLDHVLQELGIRRPVLVSPSMSGRFALPFLLAQGDRLAGFVPIAPVGTKDYTAEQYRRVQTPTLILYGDRDTILAPQALQSLRQLPGHRVAVVPDAGHACYLDKPDDFHRALLGFLHQLK, from the exons ATGCCGGTCGGCCGCGGCcgcctggggctgctgctcctcgGGGTGCtcctcaccttcctcctctACCTGCTGCTGCCGGCCACGCAGCAGGAGCGGCGCCTGGCGGGTACCCGGCCTGAGGAGGGGAAGCGGGGCCGGCGGGTGGCCAACACCACTGCACGAAGCGGAATGGCTGCAGGAGAGCCCCCCGTTTTCTACAGGGAGGCTTCTGCAGGGCCCCAGGCCAGCGGCGCTGCCAGCCCCGGGAG GCCCGATGTCCTGTTCCTGCACGGCCAGGCATTCACCTCCAAGACGTGGGAGGCCTTGGGCACACTGGCGCTGCTTGCCGGAGAAGGCTACCGTGCAGTTGCAATAGATCTGCCTG GCTATGGGGATTCACCCCCGGCGGAGATGGCCACAGCACAGGACCGTGTGGCTTTCCTGGACCATGTCCTCCAGGAGCTGGGCATCCGGAGGCCCGTTCTTGTCAGCCCCTCCATGAGCGGCCGCTTTGCCCTACCCTTCCTCCTGGCGCAGGGGGACCGGCTGGCTGGCTTTGTGCCCATTGCACCCGTGGGCACCAAGGACTACACTGCTGAGCAGTACCGGCGGGTCCAG ACGCCCACCCTGATCCTGTATGGTGACCGTGACACAATCCTGGCTCCCCAGGCCCTGCAGAGCCTCcggcagctccctgggcaccGTGTGGCTGTGGTGCCTGATGCCGGCCATGCCTGCTACCTGGACAAGCCAGACGACTTCCACCGGGCCCTGCTGGGCTTCCTGCACCAGCTAAAGTGA
- the PARP3 gene encoding protein mono-ADP-ribosyltransferase PARP3 isoform X2, translating to MALKRHALALKQPDHREKKVRGGEEEDTWSSTLAALKTAPKEKPPAIIDGLCPLSTALGALVYEDYDCTLNQTNINANNNKFYIIQLIEHDGAYSVWTRWGRVGEVGQSKLMPYASLEAAKKDFEKKFHEKTKNSWAARENFIAQPGKYTLIEVQSGAGQEMEVALKVDGVDRDKVCKQRVLPCTLDKATQDLVSLIFSSDMFQDAMQTMNINVKKMPLGKLSKQQIARGFEVLEELEAALREQPSQAALLEDLSSRFYTIIPHNFGRARPPPINSPDLLRAKKDMLLVLADIEVAQSLQAQKVKEEEEVAHPLDQDYALLCCQLSLLDPASWEYQLIQNYVTQTGHKLHILNIWQVARDGEDERFKAHDLLENRRLLWHGTNVAVIAAILKSGLRIMPHSGGRVGRGIYFASENSKSACYVGCTSKKVGIMFLTEVALGKPYRITCDDPTLCQPPTGYDSVLACGQTEPDPAQDQEVLLDGRKVLVCQGKPIPMPAYKNSSFSQSEYLIYQESQCRIRYLVQLRF from the exons atGGCCCTCAAGCGCCATGCATTGGCCCTGAAGCAGCCAGaccacagggaaaagaaagtgagggggggagaggaggaagataCCTGGAGCTCCACCTTGGCAGCCCTGAAAACTGCCCCCAAGGAGAAGCCCCCTGCCATCATTGATGGGCTGTGCcccctgagcacagcactgggTGCCCTG GTCTATGAAGACTATGACTGCACCCTGAACCAGACCAACATCAAtgccaacaacaacaaattctATATCATCCAGCTCATCGAGCACGATGGTGCCTACAGTGTCTGGACCCGCTGGGGCCGTGTG GGCGAGGTGGGCCAGTCCAAGCTCATGCCCTACGCCTCCCTGGAGGCTGCCAAGAAGGACTTTGAGAAGAAATTTCACGAGAAGACCAAAAACAGCTGGGCAGCAAGGGAGAACTTCATTGCCCAGCCGGGGAAGTACACACTCATCGAGGTGCAGtcaggagctgggcaggagaTGGAGGTTGCCCTCAAG GTGGATGGTGTGGACAGGGACAAGGTCTGCAAGCAGCGGGTGCTGCCCTGCACCCTGGACAAAGCCACACAGGACCTGGTGTCTCTCATCTTCAGCAGCGACATGTTCCAGGATGCCATGCAGACCATGAATATCA ATGTGAAGAAGATGCCGCTGGGAAAGCTGAGCAAGCAGCAGATTGCGAGGGGCTTTGAGGtactggaggagctggaggcagcactgCGGGAACAGCCCTCCCAGGCTGCCCTGCTGGAGGACCTCTCCTCCCGATTCTACACCATCATCCCGCATAACTTTGGGCGGGCACGGCCACCTCCCATCAACTCCCCCGACCTGCTGCGTGCCAAGAAGGACATGCTGTTG GTGCTGGCTGACATTGAGGTGGCACAGAGCCTGCAGGCGCAGAaggtgaaggaggaggaggaagttgCCCATCCACTGGATCAGGATTAcgccctgctctgctgccagctctccctCCTGGACCCAGCTTCCTGGGAATACCAG CTGATCCAAAACTACGTGACACAGACTGGGCACAAGCTCCACATCCTCAACATCTGGCAGGTGGCCCGAGATGGCGAG GATGAGCGCTTCAAAGCCCATGACCTCCTGGAGAACCGGCGCCTGCTTTGGCATGGCACCAACGTGGCGGTGATCGCAGCCATCCTGAAGAGTGGGCTGCGCATCATGCCCCACTCAGGCGGGCGTGTGGGCAGGGGCATCTACTTTGCCTCTGAGAACAGCAAGTCAGCCTGCTATG TGGGCTGCACGTCCAAGAAGGTTGGCATCATGTTCCTGACAGAGGTGGCCCTGGGCAAGCCCTACCGCATCACCTGTGATGACCCCACGCTGTGTCAGCCACCCACCGGATACGACAGTGTCCTGGCCTGCGGCCAGACAGAGCCGG ATCCTGCGCAGGATCAGGAGGTGCTGCTGGACGGCAGGAAGGTGCTGGTGTGCCAGGGCAAGCCCATCCCCATGCCTGCCTACAAGAACTCCTCCTTCAGCCAGAGCGAGTACCTCATCTACCAGGAAAGCCAGTGCCGGATCCGCTACCTTGTCCAGCTCCGCTTCTGA
- the PARP3 gene encoding protein mono-ADP-ribosyltransferase PARP3 isoform X1, giving the protein MALKRHALALKQPDHREKKVRGGEEEDTWSSTLAALKTAPKEKPPAIIDGLCPLSTALGALVYEDYDCTLNQTNINANNNKFYIIQLIEHDGAYSVWTRWGRVGEVGQSKLMPYASLEAAKKDFEKKFHEKTKNSWAARENFIAQPGKYTLIEVQSGAGQEMEVALKVDGVDRDKVCKQRVLPCTLDKATQDLVSLIFSSDMFQDAMQTMNINVKKMPLGKLSKQQIARGFEVLEELEAALREQPSQAALLEDLSSRFYTIIPHNFGRARPPPINSPDLLRAKKDMLLVLADIEVAQSLQAQKVKEEEEVAHPLDQDYALLCCQLSLLDPASWEYQLIQNYVTQTGHKLHILNIWQVARDGEDERFKAHDLLENRRLLWHGTNVAVIAAILKSGLRIMPHSGGRVGRGIYFASENSKSACYGEGAGTGRAAGGCLQVGCTSKKVGIMFLTEVALGKPYRITCDDPTLCQPPTGYDSVLACGQTEPDPAQDQEVLLDGRKVLVCQGKPIPMPAYKNSSFSQSEYLIYQESQCRIRYLVQLRF; this is encoded by the exons atGGCCCTCAAGCGCCATGCATTGGCCCTGAAGCAGCCAGaccacagggaaaagaaagtgagggggggagaggaggaagataCCTGGAGCTCCACCTTGGCAGCCCTGAAAACTGCCCCCAAGGAGAAGCCCCCTGCCATCATTGATGGGCTGTGCcccctgagcacagcactgggTGCCCTG GTCTATGAAGACTATGACTGCACCCTGAACCAGACCAACATCAAtgccaacaacaacaaattctATATCATCCAGCTCATCGAGCACGATGGTGCCTACAGTGTCTGGACCCGCTGGGGCCGTGTG GGCGAGGTGGGCCAGTCCAAGCTCATGCCCTACGCCTCCCTGGAGGCTGCCAAGAAGGACTTTGAGAAGAAATTTCACGAGAAGACCAAAAACAGCTGGGCAGCAAGGGAGAACTTCATTGCCCAGCCGGGGAAGTACACACTCATCGAGGTGCAGtcaggagctgggcaggagaTGGAGGTTGCCCTCAAG GTGGATGGTGTGGACAGGGACAAGGTCTGCAAGCAGCGGGTGCTGCCCTGCACCCTGGACAAAGCCACACAGGACCTGGTGTCTCTCATCTTCAGCAGCGACATGTTCCAGGATGCCATGCAGACCATGAATATCA ATGTGAAGAAGATGCCGCTGGGAAAGCTGAGCAAGCAGCAGATTGCGAGGGGCTTTGAGGtactggaggagctggaggcagcactgCGGGAACAGCCCTCCCAGGCTGCCCTGCTGGAGGACCTCTCCTCCCGATTCTACACCATCATCCCGCATAACTTTGGGCGGGCACGGCCACCTCCCATCAACTCCCCCGACCTGCTGCGTGCCAAGAAGGACATGCTGTTG GTGCTGGCTGACATTGAGGTGGCACAGAGCCTGCAGGCGCAGAaggtgaaggaggaggaggaagttgCCCATCCACTGGATCAGGATTAcgccctgctctgctgccagctctccctCCTGGACCCAGCTTCCTGGGAATACCAG CTGATCCAAAACTACGTGACACAGACTGGGCACAAGCTCCACATCCTCAACATCTGGCAGGTGGCCCGAGATGGCGAG GATGAGCGCTTCAAAGCCCATGACCTCCTGGAGAACCGGCGCCTGCTTTGGCATGGCACCAACGTGGCGGTGATCGCAGCCATCCTGAAGAGTGGGCTGCGCATCATGCCCCACTCAGGCGGGCGTGTGGGCAGGGGCATCTACTTTGCCTCTGAGAACAGCAAGTCAGCCTGCTATGGTGAGGGTGCTGGGacgggcagggctgctgggggatgTCTGCAGG TGGGCTGCACGTCCAAGAAGGTTGGCATCATGTTCCTGACAGAGGTGGCCCTGGGCAAGCCCTACCGCATCACCTGTGATGACCCCACGCTGTGTCAGCCACCCACCGGATACGACAGTGTCCTGGCCTGCGGCCAGACAGAGCCGG ATCCTGCGCAGGATCAGGAGGTGCTGCTGGACGGCAGGAAGGTGCTGGTGTGCCAGGGCAAGCCCATCCCCATGCCTGCCTACAAGAACTCCTCCTTCAGCCAGAGCGAGTACCTCATCTACCAGGAAAGCCAGTGCCGGATCCGCTACCTTGTCCAGCTCCGCTTCTGA
- the LOC101918098 gene encoding putative protein-lysine deacylase ABHD14B, protein MAAPRLTESTVTVDGQTLFYRQAEPDQQAPKLTVLLLHGIRFSSDTWLQLQTLATLAKNGYRAVAIDLPGLGLSKDAVAPAPVGQPAPGAFLKAVSEALCLGPAVVISPSLSGMYSLPFLFQHNHLLKAYVPVAPICTEKFTVEQYTQIKTPTLIVYGDQDVELGQASLNNLRHLPKHRVLVLQGAGHACYLDKPNEWHRELLTFLQQLE, encoded by the exons ATGGCCGCCCCGCGGCTCACCGAGAGCACCGTCACGGTGGACGGCCAAACCCTCTTCTACCGCCAAGCTGAGCCAGACCAGCAGGCGCCAAAGctgacagtgctgctgctgcatggcaTTCGCTTCTCCTCCGACACCTGGCTTCAGCTGCAGACGCTTGCCACACTGGCCAAAAACGGCTACCGAGCTGTGGCTATTGACCTGCCGG ggctggggctcTCGAAAGATGCCGTGGCGCCAGCACCAGTGGGCCAGCCAGCACCGGGGGCTTTCCTGAAAGCAGTTTCGGAGGCTTTGTGCCTGGGTCCAGCCGTCGTGATCAGCCCGTCGCTCAGCGGCATGTACTCCCTGCCCTTCCTCTTCCAGCACAACCACCTGCTTAAGGCGTATGTGCCCGTGGCACCCATCTGCACTGAGAAATTCACAGTGGAGCAGTACACCCAGATCAAA ACCCCCACGCTGATCGTGTACGGGGACCAGGACGTGGAGCTGGGGCAGGCCAGCCTGAACAACCTGCGGCACCTCCCCAAGCACcgtgtgctggtgctgcagggtgcCGGACATGCCTGCTACCTGGACAAGCCAAATGAGTGGCACCGCGAGCTCCTgaccttcctgcagcagctggagtga
- the ACY1 gene encoding aminoacylase-1 isoform X2, producing MAPGKPGKSTGASEDPSVTLFREYLRIDTVHPKPDYDAAVQFLERVGTDLGLACQKVEVCQGRVVLILTWQGTKPHLRSILLNSHTDVVPVFEEHWTYPPFEAIKDSQGNIYARGAQDMKCVSIQYLEAIRRLKAEGKCFARTIHLTFVPDEEVGGHKGMEMFVQRPEFRALNVGFALDEGLASPSDTYSVFYGEKSPWWIKVKCMGSPGHGSRFISNTAAEKMHKVINSFLTFRESEKQRLKSDSSLTLGDVTSLNLTMLEGGVSFNVVPSEMAASFDIRIPPTVDLKVAAWCRGAGDGVTYEFHQKCMDQHVTSTEESDPWWKAFSGVCRDMKLQLKLEIFPAATDSRYIRAAGHPAIGFSPMNRTPVLLHDHNEFLNEQVFLRGIDIYAHLLAALASVPPLPAEA from the exons ATGGCACCTGGGAAGCCTGGGAAGAGCACCGGGGCCTCGGAGGACCCCTCGGTTACACTTTTTCGGGAGTACCTGAGGATTGACACCGTCCACCCTAAACCTGACTATG aTGCGGCTGTCCAGTTTCTGGAGCGTGTTGGCACCGACTTGGGCTTGGCCTGTCAGAAAGTGGAG GTGTGCCAGGGCCGCGTGGTGCTGATCCTGACGTGGCAAGGCACAAAGCCCCACCTGCGCTCCATCCTCCTCAACTCCCACACCGACGTCGTGCCTGTCTTCGAG GAACACTGGACCTACCCACCCTTTGAGGCTATTAAGGACTCGCAAGGCAACATCTATGCCCGGGGTGCACAGGACATGAAGTGTGTCTCCATCCA ATACCTTGAGGCCATCCGGAGGCTGAAGGCAGAGGGAAAGTGTTTTGCCCGCACCATCCACCTCACCTTTGTGCCTG ATGAGGAGGTGGGTGGACACAAAGGCATGGAGATGTTTGTGCAGCGCCCCGAGTTCAGAGCACTCAACGTGGGCTTTGCCCTGGACGAGG gccTGGCCAGCCCGTCTGACACCTACAGTGTCTTCTATGGCGAGAAGAGCCCATGGT GGATAAAAGTGAAGTGCATGGGTAGCCCCGGGCATGGGTCCCGCTTCATCAGCAACACAGCGGCCGAGAAGATG cacaaaGTCATCAACTCCTTCCTGACCTTCAGGGAGAGCGAGAAGCAGAG GCTCAAGTCCGACTCAAGCCTGACCCTAGGGGATGTCACCTCACTCAACCTGACCATGCTGGAGGGGGGCGTCTCTTTCAACGTGGTGCCCTCTGAGATGGCAGCCAGCTTCGACATCCGCATCCCACCCACCGTGGACCTGAAG GTGGCTGCATGGTGTCGGGGTGCTGGGGACGGTGTCACCTATGAGTTTCACCAG AAATGCATGGACCAACACGTCACCTCCACTGAGGAGTCAGACCCGTGGTGGAAAGCTTTCAGCGGGGTCTGCAGGGACAT GAAGCTGCAGCTCAAGCTTGAGATCTTCCCAGCTGCCACCGACAGCCGCTACATCCGAGCG GCAGGACACCCCGCTATTGGCTTCTCACCCATGAACCGCACCCCAGTGCTTCTCCACGACCACAACGAATTCCTCAATGAGCAAGTCTTCCTGCGGGGCATCGACATCTATGCACATCTTCTGGCTGCCCTGGCATCGGTGCCCCCGCTGCCTGCTGAGGCCTGA
- the ACY1 gene encoding aminoacylase-1 isoform X1, whose product MAPGKPGKSTGASEDPSVTLFREYLRIDTVHPKPDYDAAVQFLERVGTDLGLACQKVEVCQGRVVLILTWQGTKPHLRSILLNSHTDVVPVFEEHWTYPPFEAIKDSQGNIYARGAQDMKCVSIQYLEAIRRLKAEGKCFARTIHLTFVPDEEVGGHKGMEMFVQRPEFRALNVGFALDEGLASPSDTYSVFYGEKSPWWIKVKCMGSPGHGSRFISNTAAEKMHKVINSFLTFRESEKQRLKSDSSLTLGDVTSLNLTMLEGGVSFNVVPSEMAASFDIRIPPTVDLKAFEEQVAAWCRGAGDGVTYEFHQKCMDQHVTSTEESDPWWKAFSGVCRDMKLQLKLEIFPAATDSRYIRAAGHPAIGFSPMNRTPVLLHDHNEFLNEQVFLRGIDIYAHLLAALASVPPLPAEA is encoded by the exons ATGGCACCTGGGAAGCCTGGGAAGAGCACCGGGGCCTCGGAGGACCCCTCGGTTACACTTTTTCGGGAGTACCTGAGGATTGACACCGTCCACCCTAAACCTGACTATG aTGCGGCTGTCCAGTTTCTGGAGCGTGTTGGCACCGACTTGGGCTTGGCCTGTCAGAAAGTGGAG GTGTGCCAGGGCCGCGTGGTGCTGATCCTGACGTGGCAAGGCACAAAGCCCCACCTGCGCTCCATCCTCCTCAACTCCCACACCGACGTCGTGCCTGTCTTCGAG GAACACTGGACCTACCCACCCTTTGAGGCTATTAAGGACTCGCAAGGCAACATCTATGCCCGGGGTGCACAGGACATGAAGTGTGTCTCCATCCA ATACCTTGAGGCCATCCGGAGGCTGAAGGCAGAGGGAAAGTGTTTTGCCCGCACCATCCACCTCACCTTTGTGCCTG ATGAGGAGGTGGGTGGACACAAAGGCATGGAGATGTTTGTGCAGCGCCCCGAGTTCAGAGCACTCAACGTGGGCTTTGCCCTGGACGAGG gccTGGCCAGCCCGTCTGACACCTACAGTGTCTTCTATGGCGAGAAGAGCCCATGGT GGATAAAAGTGAAGTGCATGGGTAGCCCCGGGCATGGGTCCCGCTTCATCAGCAACACAGCGGCCGAGAAGATG cacaaaGTCATCAACTCCTTCCTGACCTTCAGGGAGAGCGAGAAGCAGAG GCTCAAGTCCGACTCAAGCCTGACCCTAGGGGATGTCACCTCACTCAACCTGACCATGCTGGAGGGGGGCGTCTCTTTCAACGTGGTGCCCTCTGAGATGGCAGCCAGCTTCGACATCCGCATCCCACCCACCGTGGACCTGAAG GCCTTTGAGGAGCAGGTGGCTGCATGGTGTCGGGGTGCTGGGGACGGTGTCACCTATGAGTTTCACCAG AAATGCATGGACCAACACGTCACCTCCACTGAGGAGTCAGACCCGTGGTGGAAAGCTTTCAGCGGGGTCTGCAGGGACAT GAAGCTGCAGCTCAAGCTTGAGATCTTCCCAGCTGCCACCGACAGCCGCTACATCCGAGCG GCAGGACACCCCGCTATTGGCTTCTCACCCATGAACCGCACCCCAGTGCTTCTCCACGACCACAACGAATTCCTCAATGAGCAAGTCTTCCTGCGGGGCATCGACATCTATGCACATCTTCTGGCTGCCCTGGCATCGGTGCCCCCGCTGCCTGCTGAGGCCTGA
- the PCBP4 gene encoding LOW QUALITY PROTEIN: poly(rC)-binding protein 4 (The sequence of the model RefSeq protein was modified relative to this genomic sequence to represent the inferred CDS: deleted 1 base in 1 codon) translates to MASPDRASGMGGSPEETELSITLTLRMLMHGKEIGSIIGKKGETVKRIREQSSARITISEGSCPERITTITGSTDAVFRAVSMIAFKLEEDLGAGGDGAAGRSPVTLRLVIPASQCGSLIGKAGTKIREIRESTGAQVQVAGDLLPNSTERAVTVSGVPDTIIQCVRQICAVILESPPKGATIPYHPGLSLGTILLSANQGFSMQGQYSGVSPAEVTKLQQLSGHTLPFASLGHAPSMVPGLDTSSQSSSQEFLVPNDLIGCIIGRHGSKISEIRQMSGAHIKIGNQTEGSSERHVTITGTPVSITLAQYLITACLETAKSTSQASPGPGSMDLGMGFSQPLAPGSGAALPAVAPAPPALLGTPYTISLSNFIGLKPVSFLALSPSSVAGPNGGTATYTTKISAANGTKKADRQKFSPY, encoded by the exons ATGGCATCGCCAGACAGAGCCAGCGGCATGGGC GGCAGCCCCGAGGAGACAGAGCTCAGCATCACACTGACCCTCCGCATGCTCATGCATGGCAAG gagATCGGCAGCATCATTGGCAAG AAAGGAGAGACTGTTAAGAGGATACGAGAGCAG AGCAGTGCGCGCATCACCATCTCGGAGGGGTCCTGCCCTGAGCGCATCACCACCATCACCGGCTCCACTGACGCTGTATTCCGCGCTGTGTCCATGATCGCCTTCAAGCTGGAGGAG GACCTGGGAGCAGGGGGTGATGGGGCAGCAGGCAGATCGCCAGTGACACTGCGCCTCGTCATCCCGGCCAGCCAGTGTGGCTCACTCATCGGCAAGGCAGGAACTAAGATCCGGGAGATCCGGGAG AGCACAGGGGCGCAGGTGCAGGTGGCCGGTGACCTGCTGCCCAACTCCACCGAACGGGCCGTCACCGTCTCAGGGGTGCCGGACACCATCATCCAGTGCGTGAGGCAGATCTGCGCCGTTATCCTGGAG tCGCCTCCAAAGGGGGCCACCATCCCCTACCACCCTGGCCTCTCCCTCGGCACCATCCTGCTCTCTGCCAACCAG ggCTTCTCCATGCAGGGCCAGTACAGTGGGGTCTCTCCCGCGGAG GTGAcgaagctgcagcagctgtcGGGGCACACGCTCCCCTTTGCCTCCCTGGGCCACGCACCCTCCATGGTGCCAG GCCTGGACACCagctcccagagcagctcccaggagTTCCTGGTGCCCAATGAC ctcATTGGCTGCATCATTGGCCGTCACGGCAGCAAGATCAGCGAGATCCGGCAGATGTCAGGTGCCCACATCAAGATCGGGAACCAGACTGAGGGCTCCAGCGAGAGGCATGTGACCATCACGGGGACCCCCGTCAGCATCACCCTGGCTCAGTACCTCATCACAGCCTG CTTAGAGACGGCCAAATCTACCTCCCAGGCGTCACCAGGCCCTGGCTCCATGGACCTCGGTATGGGCTTCTCCCAGCCCCTCGCCCCAGGCTCTggtgcagcactgcctgccgtcgctccagcccccccagccctgctgggcaCCCCCTACACCATCTCCCTCTCCAACTTCATCGGCCTGAAGCCGGTGTCCTTCCTGGCACTATCCCCATCCTCTGTGGCGGGTCCCAATGGTGGCACTGCCACCTACACGACCAAGATCTCGGCAGCCAATGGCACCAAGAAAGCTGACCGGCAGAAGTTCTCACCCTATTGA
- the LOC101921212 gene encoding probable G-protein coupled receptor, translating into MASRMGLNTTDSLELLSVPEQSIAQEVVGLLCMVLLTLTALVANTVVMVVILKTPLLRKFIFVCHLCVVDLLSAIFLMPLGIISSSSCFNRVIYSIAECQGLIFLNICFISASILTISIISVERYYYIVHPMRYEVKMTIRLAVAGVIFIWVKSVLITVLALVGWPQGNGATSASRCTVYWSPGAHKKIFMIIFSIVCFVLPTIIILAVYCSVYRVARMASLQHMPAPAQAAAPRHRSDSIASQVTIITTRNLPLPRLMPERFLGSNKAILTLVLIVGQFLCCWLPFFAFHLHSSVTTGTVGGGHGEMVVTWIAYSSFAINPFFYGLLNRQIREELARLRRSCLNRPLGQELCLSVSEASIQENFLQFLQRATCTLETHASCISPSPRNRLDQTKMGFPIPGQVPEEST; encoded by the coding sequence ATGGCGAGCCGAATGGGGCTGAACACCACGGACAGCCTAGAGCTGCTCTCCGTCCCCGAGCAGTCCATTGCCCAGGAGGTGGTGGGCCTCCTCTGCATGGTCCTGCTCACCCTCACCGCCCTGGTGGCCAACACGGTGGTGATGGTCGTCATTCTCAAAACCCCCCTTCTCAGGAAGTTCATCTTCGTCTGCCACCTCTGTGTGGTCGACCTCCTCTCTGCCATTTTCCTCATGCCCTTGGGGATcatctccagctcctcctgcttcAACAGGGTGATCTACAGCATTGCCGAGTGCCAGGGCTTGATATTCCTGAATATCTGTTTCATCAGTGCCTCCATCCTCACCATCTCGATCATCAGCGTGGAGCGGTACTACTACATTGTCCACCCCATGAGGTATGAGGTCAAGATGACCATCAGGCTGGCGGTGGCCGGAGTGATCTTCATTTGGGTCAAGTCTGTTCTCATCACTGTCTTGGCACTGGTGGGTTGGCCTCAAGGCAACGGGGCCACCAGTGCCAGCCGCTGTACAGTCTACTGGAGCCCTGGGGCTCACAAGAAGATTTTTATGATCATCTTCAGCATTGTCTGCTTTGTTCTGCCTACCATCATCATCTTGGCTGTCTACTGCAGTGTCTACCGCGTGGCCCGGATGGCATCCCTGCAGCACAtgcctgcaccagcacaggcagctgcaccGAGGCACCGATCTGACTCCATCGCCAGCCAAGTGACCATCATCACCACCAGGAACCTGCCACTGCCCAGGCTGATGCCAGAGCGCTTTCTGGGAAGCAACAAGGCCATCCTCACCTTGGTCCTCATTGTGGGGCAGTtcttgtgctgctggctgcccttttttgctttccactTGCACTCCTCTGTCACAACTGGCACAGTGGGTGGTGGGCATGGGGAAATGGTGGTCACCTGGATTGCCTACTCCTCCTTTGCCATCAATCCCTTCTTCTATGGGCTGCTGAACCGCCAGATCCGGGAGGAGCTGGCCCGGCTCCGGCGCAGCTGTCTCAACCGGCCGCTGGGCCAGGAGCTCTGCCTTTCTGTCTCGGAGGCTTCCATCCAGGAAAACTTCTTGCAGTTCCTTCAGAGAGCGACTTGCACGCTGGAGACCCATGCCAGCTGcatcagccccagccccaggaacAGGCTGGACCAGACCAAGATGGGCTTCCCCATCCCAGGTCAAGTTCCTGAAGAAAGCACCTGA